ACCGACGTACGAGGGATGGCCGGGCTACGCGTACTGCTGCGGCGGCTCGTCATCGACGGCGGGCCCGTGGCGCTTGGGCGCCACGTGATCGGCGATGCCGCGTATCACATGAACCCCACGTTGGGCCGTGGTCTGTCGATGGCGCTGCAGGGCGCGGTCCGGGTGACCGATGCGATCCGGCAGCACCCGGAGGCGCCGTACGACCAGGCGATGGCGGTGGACGCCGCGGCTCGCGGAGCAGACGCAGCTGGACACGCGAGCAGCCACCGCCGACGCCGGATCCGGCCGACGGCGTGCTCCGCCGCCGGCGCCACCTCCCGGCCAGCCCTGCTCTACGCGATGATGTCGGCATGAACTCGACCGGAGTCGTCCTCGGCGGCATGCTGTAACGGAAGTCGAGAACCGGTGGAGGTGGCCGTCCGTTGACGGGTTGGCGGCGGCGTCCGAGCTGAGCAGGCTCGGGTGCCTGGTGACGGTGCTGGAGGCGAGGGATCGGGTCGGTGGTCGGGTCTGGTCGCACGCGCTGGACAACGGTGTTGTCATCGAGCGTGGCGGCGAGTTCGTCTCCGGCCGGCACGACACGAACCGTCGAGGCTCTCGGGCTGCGCTTCGTACGCCAGGGCTGTGACTTCGACCGCCGTGAGCCGGCCGACGGCGACGTGCCGGATGCGGAAGCGGCACGCGACGTCGGGGA
This genomic window from Streptosporangiales bacterium contains:
- a CDS encoding NAD(P)-binding protein encodes the protein MAAASELSRLGCLVTVLEARDRVGGRVWSHALDNGVVIERGGEFVSGRHDTNRRGSRAALRTPGL